ACTCCTCCTCGGGCAGGATGTAGCCGAAGGAGTTCTGGGTCAGGCCCAGCAACATCACATGATCGCCGGGCGCGGCCAAGGAGCGGACGAATGCGCCGAACGTGCCGGTTGCCTCTCCGGGCAATGTCACCAGCTCCAGCCCGCTTCCGGTCTCACCCAGACTGACCCGCGACACCAGCGTCTGCGCGGTGGGCGTGACCTGCGGCAGCGTGGTTAGCACCGGGGCGATCTCCGGACCGATGCCGGGAATATCCGCCACCGGCAGCTCCAGGAAATCGTAGTAGCGGTTGAATGCGCCCAGCAGCCCGGCACCGATGAACAAAGGATTGGTCACGGGCAGCAACACGGTTTCATGCCGCACGGTCAGGCCACCATCGATGATGCGGTCCAGCGTGAAGCCTTCGGCATCTGTGGCCATGCCGGCGCCGCGGCTGCGCACCCGGTCGTAGGGTGTCTCGCCGCTGGTCGGCCCAGAGGCCGAGGCATCGGCGATGGGGCCGTTGAAGTACAGGGACACGCTGCCCGGATACTGCTGCTCCAGATGGTCCACCGCACCGAGGATGTAGTCCGGGTGCGGCACACGCGGGTCCTCGTTGATCGAGGTCGGGTGGGCGTTGAACTGCAGCAAGGTGCCCAGCACCTCACCGCTGCGCAGGCCGCGGGCCTTCATCAGCGTGGCCAGGGTGTCGGCGTCTTCCTCGGGGTCGAGCCGGCGAGGCCGCCGGTAGTTGTTCCACTGCGCCATGTCGCCATGGCTGACCTCGAGCTGCGCCGGCTCCAGCCCGGCCATGGCTTCCAGCGCGACCTGGGCAGCCGCCGGGTACAGCGTGTTGCGAATCCAGTCCTGCGGCACACCACCCCACAAGCCTTGCAGATCGGCGCCGGCGTGGCTGTGCGTCTGGCCAAAGAGAATGTTGTCCGCCGCGATGCCCGTGGCCGCGACAACGGCCGCGCGCAGCTCGTTCTGGATCACATTGCCGGCCCCGATGGCGTCGAGCACCAGGAACAACACCTGGGTGCGCGAGTCATCGGCGTTGCGCTGTTCGACGAACAACGCACGAATCCAGGTCTGCTCAGGGCCATGCGGCCCTTCATGGAAACGCTCGGACGCCGGCTCCGTCAGGTTCTCGCCCAGGGCACCAAACGGATCGGGGAAATTCCCGGCCGGGTCGATGCCAAAGCCGCCCAGGTTGAACTTCTGCAGGTGGGTCGCCCCTGCGAATCGCGGCTCTTCGATGCCGTCGATATGCGCCTGGGACGGCACCACCGAGGCTTTGGCTGCGCCGATGCGCAGCTTACCCACGGGAATGTCGTACACACCGACGGTGACGGTATCGGTATCCGATTTGCCACGCGCATCGGTCACCGTCACCTGGAAGACCAGCTCGCTGTCGGCCTCGACTTCCGGTGCGACGAAGTTGGCCACCGCGGAGTCCGCCTCGGTCAACTCGGCCGTGGGCCCGCTGAGCTGGGTCCAGGCGTAGTCGGTGATCTCGTCATCGGCATCGGTACTGGCGGCCGCGCTCAGCACCACGGTCTGGCCTTCGTCGGTTTGCTGATCGGCCCCGGCATCCGCCACCGGCGGCTCGTTGGGCGTTATCGTCACGCTCAGCTCATCGCTGGCCGAGGCGCCCTCGTTGTCGGTCACCACCAGGCGCAGGGTTAGCGTGCTGGGCACGTCGACATCCGGCGCCGTGAACTGCGCCACCGGCTGGTCGGCATCATCGATGGTCAGATCGGCGTCGATCACCGACCAGGCGTACTGCTGAATCGTGCCGTCGCTGTCGGCACTCGCCTGGCCGTCCAGCGTCACCACATCCAGCGCATCGACGGCCTGGTCTTCACCGGCCGCCGCGGTCGGCGCGGCGTTTACCGGCTGCACGTTCACGGTCATCTGATCACTGGCCGTTGCGCCTTCGGCATCGGTCACCGTCACCTCAAACCGCAGGCTTAACACCTCGGTCGTCACCGGCGCGACGAACCGCGCCTGGGCGGTGTCGGCGGCCTCCAATGTCACCGCGGTGCCCGCCTGCTGCTGCCAGGCGAACTGCAACGCATCGCCGTCGGCATCGCTGCTGGCCGAGGCATCCAGTGTCACCTCGGTCTGCTCGTTGACAGTCTGATCATCGCCCGCCGCCGCCACGGGCGGGGCATTACCGGCCCGCACCGTCACCCGCACTTGATCGCGGGCGCTGGCGCCGTCGTTATCGGTCACGGTGAGTTCAAAAACCAGGACTTGCTCGGCCGGCGTATCCGGGGCCACGAACCGGGCCTGCGGGGTGTCGGCATCCACAAGCGTGATCGCGCTGCTGTTGAGCACCTGCCAGGCGTAGCTGACCAGCGCGCCGTCGCTGTCGGCACTGGCGCGACCATCCAGCGTGACGTCCGCTGCCGGGTCGACGGTCTGATCGGCACCTGCATCGGCCGTGGGCACTGCATTCACCGGCGGGTTGCCCGGCACATCACGGACGATGACCGACACCACATCGGCCGAGCGCGCACCCTGGTCGTCGGTGGCGACAACCTGGAACTCCAGCCGCGTATCGGTATTGACCTGCGGCGCGGAGAACGTGGCGTTGGCGGACTGCGCAGCCGTCAGGCTCACAGCCGGGCCGGCGACCTGCGTCCATGCCAGCCCCGTCACGCTGCCATCGCTGTCGGTGGCGCTGGCCGACAAGGTGGCGCTGCTGCCTTCGGACACCTCGGCCGGCGCCTGCGCCGTGACCAGGGGCGGCGTGTTGGGCTCGGGGTCGGCGAGTTCGTCCTGTGTCTGCTGGAAATGCGCAGCCGCCGCCTCGGCGCTGACCAGGCTGCGACTGGTCTTGCGAGCGGCCAGCCCACCCGTGGCTGCGGCAATGAACTCGGCCACGGCCGGGTCAGCTCCGAACTCGTCCAGGGATTGGGCAAAGTCCAGGCTGCGACCCAGCCCCGCCGTGCGGGTTTGCCGGGTCAGCGTGAGTCCGGTGTCGGGATCGGCGTCCGCATCTAGCGTCAGCATCAAGCGAATGATGTTGAGCACGGCCGGCGGATCGGCGAACAGATCCTCGCCTGTGGCACCCGGCACCAGCTCCACCGGCGTGATGACGGCGGCGCCAGGGGCCGAACCCAGCTGGATATCGCCGATGCTGAACTGCACCGACTCGCCCGCGTCGTAATCGAACTGGCCCAGCGCATTGGTCAGCTGCTGCTGCCCCGCGGCGCGTACCTGCAAGCCGGCCACGCGCGCATCGACGAAGACGCCGCTCAGGCGTTCGGGCGGCTGAGTCACGGGCGGATTGTCACCGCTACCGCTGCCACCGCCCCCACAGGCACACACCAAGCTCGTGGCCGCAAGGGCCAGCACGCGACGCATCGTCATGTTGTCGTCTCCCACAACCTGCAGCCTGCAGGTCGCCACACCGGTCGAATCATTAGCGGGGCCCGCTCAGACGACGGGCCACCTTATTGATCGTTCAGTCTGCGCCAATCGATGGGTTCATCACATCGTAAAAATGACTCAAGGCCACAACAGGCCCGACCGGTGGCAGGCGGGGCGCCGACACCGCCGACCCGCACCCAGGCCTTTACGGCGGCTTTACAAAAAGCCGCCAACTTGCCGACGAGCGGCGGGCAAGAACGCGTTTTTTAGCAGCACGTTCAGTCAAAACTTGACACAAGATTCAGCAGAAAACGCCTACCGTCGAAGCATCACAATAAAGTGCGGCGAAGAGACGATTCATGGAGCATCAAGACGACCCAGCCCGACAAGACCGTCGCTCGGATGACCGCTCACCCGGCACCGAGCTATTTCAAACGCTGGTGGATCGCGCCGTTAAGGACGTGCTGCGCCTGGGCTCCGAACTCCCCGTCAGTTGCCCGAAACCCTTGCTGGATATCGTCGAGGCGCTCACAGAACGCATGAAGCTGCGCGCCAGCGACGTCATCGATGCCGTCGAGCGACTGGAAGCGCAGCGTGAGGTCGTGGTCATCAGCACCGCGGTGGGCTGGTCGATTCGCCTGGCGACTTCGGATGAGGCCAGCCGCAACAGCGCGACACCCGGCCCGACCAGCGAATCGCCCTGGCCGCTGATTCGAGAACAACTGGACGCCATGCGCGCCATTGCCGACGACCGCTACTCGCTGGAATTTGCCGAACAGCGACAGGCCGGCAACCACGCCTCGTAAATTGGGGGTTGCGCCGGCGCCGGGCGTCAGTCCGCGAGCGAGGCCAGCCGCCTGAGCAAGGCCACCACGTCCGGGCCGGTCTGGTAGATCCCGAACCCGAAACGCAGGCGGTCACCTCGCACATCGGTCATGACCCCAGCCTCGGCCAGGCGCTGGTGCAGCGTGGCGGCCATCGGCGTGCGAAAGGTCAGAAAATTGCCGCGCGAATGCGGCTCGGGCGGCACCAGCATGTCGCGCGTCAGTCCACCCGCCGGCAGGCCATCGAGCAACTGCTGCTGCAGGGTTTCGACATGCAGATGGATGAGTCCCGGCGTCAGGTGCTGCTGCTCCAACCACCCCTGCACGGCATTGAAGCGGTACAAGGCCGTCGGGTCGAAGGTGGACCCGGCAAAGCGCATGGCATTCGCGGCATAGGCCACGCCCTGCTGGGCACCCGATAATCCGTCGAACCCCGCAAACCAGCCCGTGTTGACCGGCCGCTCGCCCCAGCCAGGGGGGCAGTGCATGAAACAGGCCCCCTCTCCCGCCATGGCGTACTTGTATCCACCGGCCAGGTAGAACGCCCGGTGGGCGATGGTCGAGCAATCCACCTCCATCGCCATGAAGGCGTGGTAGCCATCGATGGCGACAACCGCTTCGGGCGATTGCACGGCGGCCACCGCCGCCGGTAGATCCGGCACCACAAAGCCGGAGTTGAAGAACACCTGCGACAGGTAGACCAGATCGAACGCGCCGGCGGCGGCCTCGGCCCAGCGCGACTGGAAACTGTCGAAGGGGGCCACCGGCACGCGCACCGCCGTGGCCAGGCCCGCTTCCTCCCAGCGCGCCAGCTGACGGGCAAAGGAGTGGAACTCGCTATCGGTGGTCAGCACGCGCATGGGCTGACGCTGCACCGTGCTGGCCAGCCGCAGGACAAACTCATGCAGGTTGGGGGCGAATACCACGCTCTCCGCCGCGGGCAGCTTGAGCAGCCGGGCGATGTGCCGCTGCGCGGTGGGCACTACAGTGTCGAACACCGGCTCCCATTTGGCGTCGATCCAGCGCGCGGCATCATCCCAGGCCTGCAGCTGGGCATCGCGCGCGACATCCGGCCAGGGATGGTGGCTATGGGCGGCAAAGTGCAGCCGCTCGGGGTCGGCCAGAAAACGGGAGAAGGCAGCGGTATACATGCGTTAAGGAAACACGAATCTATTCGCACCGCCAAGTTGCTGCGCGCGCTGCGCAAAGCCGCCCGCGCTCGTGCGACACTGCGGGGCAGACTTCACCGTATGACTGGATGCCGTGAAAACCCTATATCCCGAACTGCCGGCCCGTGTGACCGGCACCCTGCCCCCCGAAGACGGCCACACCGTGTGGTTCGAAGAGTCGGGCAACCCGGACGGAATTCCCGTGGTGTTCGTGCATGGCGGCCCCGGTGGCGGCACCCAGCCGCTGTACCGCCGCTTTTTCGATCCCGACCGCTATCGCATCGTGCTGTTCGACCAGCGCGGCTGCGGTCGGTCCACGCCCCACGCCGAGCTGGAACACAACAACACCTGGGCGCTGGTCAGCGACATGGAGCGACTGCGCGAGCACTTGGACATCAAGGCCTGGGTCGTGTTTGGCGGCTCCTGGGGCTCGACACTGTCGCTGGCCTACTCGCAAAACCATCCCGACCGCTGCCTGGCCATCATTCTGCGCGGCATTTTCCTGCTGCGGCAGCAGGAGCTGGAATGGTTTTATCAGGACGGTGCCAGCCGCATGTTTCCCGATGCCTGGCAGCGTTACTACCACGCCATTCCGGAAGCGGAACGCGATGACCTGCTGCAGGCCTACTACCGCCGCCTGACCCACGACGACCCCGAGGTTCGTATCCCGGCGGCCCGCGCCTGGGCTACCTGGGAGGCCTCGACCAGCAAGCTCATCCCCAGCGATTCGCTGGTGCAGTCTTTTGAGGATGCCAAGTTCGCAGAAGCCTTTGCCCGCATCGAGGCCCACTACTTCGTGCATGGCGGGTTTCTCGACCACCCTGACCAGCTCATCCACAACGTGGAGCGCATCCGCCACATCCCGGGCTTTATCGTCCAGGGCCGTTACGACGTGGTCTGCCCGCCGCAAACGGCCTGGGACCTGCATCGGGCCTGGCCGGAAGCCGAGTTCCACATGGTGCCGGATGCCGGCCATTCGGCCACCGAGCCCGGCATCGTCGACCGACTGGTGGATGCCACCGACCGCACGGCCGATCGCCTGTTCGGGGGCTAAGCCGCCTGCTGCCGGTGGGCCGTTACCAGCGGAACATCGGCAGCGGTGACCAGGGCTTGCGCAGAAAGCGCCGGCCGCCCAATTGCATCAACCGCTTGTGAAAGCCGGCGTTGGCGAAGCGGGCGCGCCCCGCCCGCAGCACCTCGCCGTCGATGCCATAACGCACCAGCCCCAACATGACATCGGCGGAATCCGCCCGCCGGTAGGGCTCGGCCACATCGGCATGCGGGCCGGTATAAGGCCGGAGCTTGTGGTGCCAGACCACCATGGCCACGACTGGATCCACCCAGCCGGGCTCACCCATCTCGACCAGAGCGTCGCGCGCCAGGTCGGCTGAAGGGTCCAGATAATCCAGCGTGCCGTGCGTCCAGATGCCGAGGTCGTGGTAGATCGTGGCCACCGCGGCCTGTCGCATGGCGGTCTCGTCACTGACCAGCGAGTCGAATGCGTGCAGCACACGCGCACAGTGGTTGCGGTAGGCCACCAGATCGGTACCCAGCGCCGCCTGGTATGGCTTCAGCCCGTCGTCCAGCGCGATCAGTGCAAGATCCAGCGGTGTCATACGGCCCTCCCTGGGCGTGGCGTCCATTGGCTGTCGAAACGCATGCCGGCCTGTTGCAGGCGGTGGATGAGCGGCTCGCCAAACGCCATGGCCGGGGTGATCACACCGGCATGGTCCGGCGTCTTATCCAGCAGCACACAAAGCGCGGCCTCACCGAGCATCTTGGCGGTTTCGTCATAACCGGGGTCGCCACCGCTGACCTGCGTGCGCAGCGCCTGCCCCCCGGCATCAGCCAGAAACCGCACCTCAAACCAGCTTCTGGCTCGCCGCTCCGGGCTGGGCCCTTGCCCGGCCGTACGTCGCGATAACAGCCAGCGCCGGGTTGGCGGTATCTGCGCCAGTGCGAAGAGCGTTGTCGCCCCGGCCCCGCCTGCCAGCACCAGCGGCCAGTGCTTGAGCTGCAGATAATGGGCGTAGCGAAAATCCGGTCCGTAGCGGTCCAGTGCCCGGGCCGAACGCCGGATCACCTGCGGGTCGATGGTAGGAAACGGCACCGCCCAGCCGCCGATCTGCGGCTCCCGGCGCAGCCCCGGCGGCAAGGCCCGAACCTGCCGGCCCGAGGGCGCGGGTGAGCGCCCCCGTTGGCGGCGCAGCTGCAGGTAATGCCTGGCCCGCGAGAACGCATGGATGGCCGACTGCCAGGTGCCTCCAGACACATCCATAGACAGCGACACATAGCCGCGAATCCGCAAGGGCACATCCGGCGGGCATTGCAACACGGTATACAGCACGCCCAGATCATGCGGAATGGAATCGAAGCCGCAGCAATTGATGATCTTTGCGCCCGTGTCGCGGGCCACCGCGTCGTAGCGCTGCAGGCACAGCTCGACAAATTCCGGCTCGCCGGTCAGGTCCAGATAATGCGTCCCGGCCTCGGCGCAGGCTTTAACCAGCGGCTCGCCGTA
The DNA window shown above is from Abyssibacter profundi and carries:
- a CDS encoding aminotransferase class V-fold PLP-dependent enzyme → MYTAAFSRFLADPERLHFAAHSHHPWPDVARDAQLQAWDDAARWIDAKWEPVFDTVVPTAQRHIARLLKLPAAESVVFAPNLHEFVLRLASTVQRQPMRVLTTDSEFHSFARQLARWEEAGLATAVRVPVAPFDSFQSRWAEAAAGAFDLVYLSQVFFNSGFVVPDLPAAVAAVQSPEAVVAIDGYHAFMAMEVDCSTIAHRAFYLAGGYKYAMAGEGACFMHCPPGWGERPVNTGWFAGFDGLSGAQQGVAYAANAMRFAGSTFDPTALYRFNAVQGWLEQQHLTPGLIHLHVETLQQQLLDGLPAGGLTRDMLVPPEPHSRGNFLTFRTPMAATLHQRLAEAGVMTDVRGDRLRFGFGIYQTGPDVVALLRRLASLAD
- the pip gene encoding prolyl aminopeptidase yields the protein MKTLYPELPARVTGTLPPEDGHTVWFEESGNPDGIPVVFVHGGPGGGTQPLYRRFFDPDRYRIVLFDQRGCGRSTPHAELEHNNTWALVSDMERLREHLDIKAWVVFGGSWGSTLSLAYSQNHPDRCLAIILRGIFLLRQQELEWFYQDGASRMFPDAWQRYYHAIPEAERDDLLQAYYRRLTHDDPEVRIPAARAWATWEASTSKLIPSDSLVQSFEDAKFAEAFARIEAHYFVHGGFLDHPDQLIHNVERIRHIPGFIVQGRYDVVCPPQTAWDLHRAWPEAEFHMVPDAGHSATEPGIVDRLVDATDRTADRLFGG
- a CDS encoding phosphohydrolase, with amino-acid sequence MTPLDLALIALDDGLKPYQAALGTDLVAYRNHCARVLHAFDSLVSDETAMRQAAVATIYHDLGIWTHGTLDYLDPSADLARDALVEMGEPGWVDPVVAMVVWHHKLRPYTGPHADVAEPYRRADSADVMLGLVRYGIDGEVLRAGRARFANAGFHKRLMQLGGRRFLRKPWSPLPMFRW
- a CDS encoding saccharopine dehydrogenase family protein translates to MNDLILFGATGFTGGLTAEYLARHAPDSLRWALAGRSVRKLADVKRRLAKLSPACESLGLVQADVNNPESLAAMAASTRAVVTTVGPYIHYGEPLVKACAEAGTHYLDLTGEPEFVELCLQRYDAVARDTGAKIINCCGFDSIPHDLGVLYTVLQCPPDVPLRIRGYVSLSMDVSGGTWQSAIHAFSRARHYLQLRRQRGRSPAPSGRQVRALPPGLRREPQIGGWAVPFPTIDPQVIRRSARALDRYGPDFRYAHYLQLKHWPLVLAGGAGATTLFALAQIPPTRRWLLSRRTAGQGPSPERRARSWFEVRFLADAGGQALRTQVSGGDPGYDETAKMLGEAALCVLLDKTPDHAGVITPAMAFGEPLIHRLQQAGMRFDSQWTPRPGRAV